The Cryptococcus neoformans var. neoformans B-3501A chromosome 4, whole genome shotgun sequence genome has a window encoding:
- a CDS encoding hypothetical protein (HMMPfam hit to DIL, DIL domain, score: 132.3, E(): 1.1e-36; HMMPfam hit to IQ, IQ calmodulin-binding motif, score: 113.8, E(): 4e-31; HMMPfam hit to Myosin_head, Myosin head (motor domain), score: 895.9, E(): 1.4e-266), whose translation MTSLYSKGTLVWISQPSSGWVAGTVESLDLPTDGDSSSEVVMIVSHDSDPTTNETLKFPLSALQSATTDPTSLRTTTSSLGQDYLPALRNPPALETAEDLANLSNLNEPSVLHAMATRYMQHYPYTYSGIVLLSMNPFTPLNIYETAFVKLYAGQKKGEREPHVFAIAEEALDSMRRGDGGGGVDPTGAGDQTIIVSGESGAGKTVAAKYILKYFASAHHDSSTQSTVVGEDGMSEIEKQILASNPIMEAFGNAKTTRNDNSSRFGKYIEARNFRFTILTYLLERSRLTYQPISERNYHIFYQLLAGAPSKERKDLSLSMAPRDFGYLAGGGPTSTSIPGVDDSKEFAVTQSALSTVGISIERQWHIFRLLAALLHLGNIKITQIRTDAALADDDSALNIATDLLGIPLSDFKKWIIKKQLTTRNEKIVTSLGSTQALVVRDSVAKFIYSSLFQWLVCVVNDSLGGNNGGRSNATKFIGVLDIYGFEHFTKNSFEQFCINWANEKLQQEFYAHVFKLEQEEYVREQISWKFIEFADNQACIDIIEGKMGVLALLDEESRLPGGSDTSFATKLHQQLVQPWQKQVFKKPRFQQGAFTITHYAHEVTYDVEGFVEKNRDSVPEEHLSLLKSSANGFLCEVLAFALKPSEAPSQQNFKTPLVMSKRVTPRKQTLGSMFKNSLTSLMDTINNTNVHYIRCIKPNEAKKAWELDSHQVLSQLRACGVLETIRISCNGYPSRWEYAQFAERSGTKVSILSNSFLESLRSRRQYELATTIQKYIRRRLAYKHYSQLKSGAIVIQNWWRGVLSRKKLVELKKLKVTLWIQSTARGHLSRKRYIQEKENVVRLQTVARRHLARKRANEMRELTAAVTLQCLFRSCAARREYQTQVRRIVVLQSQWRRKLAVRELVSLKIEAKSATKLKEISYQLENKVVELTQALQKRLSENKDLVSRVAALERETAVLNQRNNELLIGRQELEQRLSIALAESGNYKSLVAQKEQVESELRRKTDKDIEQREEIRLLTAQLDAALCSTEETKASLDLANSQSVGDKATIDQLRTELSHVREQLSRTNTLNALTKGNRSREVPSSPSTGQGFRHFENTIGLGTAPDQIPLARRRNRRHSMTAGSLLVGGGNQDANQIVKLNPRAASTIYTQDISLHLRDSQDLPFSPSLANTSDEITRLLEDEVSLDDDVLQGLIYQLKIPNPSLHAPPTAKDVLFPAHLISLVSNEMWKRHMRSESERFLAVVMSAVQRHVEFKGEDIIIPGIFWLSNIQEILSFISFAEDEESKGYVPGYDFSNGHDSDWRGYIRLLGVVKHDLDSLEYNIYHTFMLEIKKKLSKMVVPALIESQSLPGFITSEGSGVFSKMLGGIGGAQQPAAKMDDILNLLNKVWKCLKIYYMEESVTHQVMTELLKLIGQLSFNDLLMRRNFSSWKRAMQIQYNVTRIEEWCKAHDMPEGLLQLEHLLQATKLLQLKKATLNDIDILFDVCWILSPAQVQKLISQYHTADYEAPLNAEILRAVAARVKPEDKNDQLLLAPETDDVGPYQLPPPREIVNLETYVPAWLNIPTVRRLAALVA comes from the exons ATGACTTCCTTATATTCAAAGGGGACTCTAGTATGGATATCCCAACCTTCGTCTGGGTGGGTGGCTGGTACCGTCGAATCTCTCGATCTTCCGACAGATGGggattcttcttctgaagTCGTTATGATCGTGTCTCACGACTCTGATCCTACTACGAACGAGACACTCAAATTTCCATTGTCTGCCTTACAAAGCGCAACAACAGATCCGACCAGTCTACGAACCACAACTTCATCATTGGGTCAGGACTATTTGCCAGCTTTGAGAAATCCGCCTGCATTGGAGACCGCAGAGGACTTGGCCAATTTGAGTAATCTCAACGAGCCGTCGG TCTTGCATGCAATGGCTACCCGGTACATGCAGCATTATCCTTACACATACTCTGGTATTGTCTTG CTTTCCATGAATCCGTTTACTCCACTCAACATAT ATGAAACAGCTTTTGTGAAACTGTACGCAGGTCAAAAGAAAGGGGAGCGAGAACCTCATGTCTTTGCCATTGCAGAAGAAGCGCTTGATTCTATGCGGCGGGGTgacggtggaggaggtgttGATCCAACTGGTGCTGGGGATCAGACTATTATCGTCAGTGGCGAAAG TGGAGCTGGCAAGACAGTAGCTGCCAAGTATATCCTCAAATACTTCGCGTCAGCTCACCACGACAGCTCGACCCAGTCGACCGTCGTTGGTGAGGATGGCATGAGCGAGATTGAAAAGCAGATCTTGGCAAGCAATCCTATTATGGAGGCATTTGGCAATGCCAAAACAACTCGGAACGATAACAGTTCGCGCTTTGGGAAATACATTGAGGCACGTAATTTCAGGTTCACCATTCT AACTTATCTCCTTGAGCGGTCACGATTAACTTACCAACCTATCTCGGAGCGCAATTATCATATCTTTTACCAATTGCTTGCCGGCGCTCCTTCGAAAGAGCGCAAGGATCTCTCGTTATCAATGGCCCCTCGAGACTTTGGATATCTTGCAGGTGGTGGGCCTACTTCAACCTCGATACCAGGCGTTGATGATTCCAAAGAGTTTGCGGTTACCCAAAGTGCATTGTCAACTGTTGGGATCTCAATTGAGCGCCAATGGCATATTTTTAGGTTACTAGCCGCCCTACTGCATTTGGGTAACATCAAAATAACCCAAATAAGGACCGACGCAGCTTTAGCAGATGATGACTCGGCCTTAAACATTGCCACCGATCTACTCGGCATCCCGCTCTCAGATTTCAAGAAATGGATCATTAAGAAGCAGTTGACGACCAGGAACGAGAAGATAGTGACAAGTTTGGGGAGCACGCAAGCCTTGGTTGTACGGGACTCAGTCGCTAAGTTTATATACAGTAGTTTATTCCAG TGGCTAGTTTGTGTGGTAAACGACAGTCTAGGGGGGAATAATGGAGGACGCTCCAATGCAACGAAGTTCATTGGCGTACTTGATATT TATGGGTTTGAGCACTTCACCAAA AATTCTTTCGAACAATTTTGTATCAACTGGGCAAACGAGAAACTTCAACAAGAATTCTATGCCCATGTTTTTAAG CTCGAACAAGAAGAGTACGTGCGAGAGCAAATCAGCTGGAAATTCATTGAGTTTGCCGATAATCAGGCTTGCATTGATATCATAGAAGGCAAAATGGGAGTGCTTGCACTTCTTGATGAGGAATCTCGATTGCCAGGGGGATCAGATACCTCGTTTGCGACCAAGCTACATCAACAGCTAGTTCAACCATGGCAAAAACAAGTTTTCAAAAAGCCGCGGTTCCAGCAGGGCGCTTTCACAATTACACATTACGCACATGAAGTGACATATGATGTAGAAGGATTTGTCGAAAAAAATCGGGACTCGGTGCCCGAAGAGCACCTTTCTTTGCTGAAGAGTTCAGCCAATGGCTTCCTTTGCGAAGTACTTGCTTTTGCGCTCAAACCTTCAGAAGCGCCATCTCAGCAGAACTTCAAAACGCCTCTAGTAATGTCCAAAAGGGTCACGCCTCGCAAACAGACCCTGGGCTCGATGTTCAAGAATTCTTTGACGAGCTTGATGGACACCATTAATAACACCAATGTCCATTATATTAGGTGCATCAAACCGAacgaagcgaagaaggcctGGGAGCTGGATTCCCATCAAGTTCTAAGCCAGCTTCGCGCATGTGGTGTTTTGGAGACCATTCGCATAAGCTGCAATGGTTATCCCTCCCGGTGGGAATATGCACAATTCGCCGAAAG GAGTGGAACCAAGGTCTCGATCTTAAGCAACT CCTTCCTAGAATCCCTCCGTTCACGAAGGCAATATGAACTTGCAACTACCATCCAAAAGTACATTCGGCGGCGTCTTGCGTATAAGCACTACAGCCAGTTGAAGTCAGGAGCTATAGTGATTCAGAATTGGTGGAGGGGTGTTCTGTCTAGAAAGAAGCTGGTCGAGTTGAAAAAGCTCAAGGTCACTTTGTGGATTCAGAGTACTGCAAGGGGCCATCTCAGCAGGAAAAGATATAttcaagagaaagagaatgTTGTAAGGCTTCAAACGG TCGCCCGTCGTCATCTAGCACGCAAAAGGGCAAATGAAATGAGGGAGTTAACTGCTGCTGTGACTTTGCAATGTCTTTTCCGAAGCTG CGCGGCTCGGCGTGAGTATCAGACTCAAGTCAGACGTATTGTCGTTCTTCAATCACAGTGGCGCCGCAAGCTCGCCGTGAGAGAACTTGTTTCCTTGAAAATTGAGGCAAAATCCGCCACCAAATTGAAGGAGATTTCATATCAGCTTGAAAATAAGGTAGTTGAACTCActcaagctcttcaaaAGCGCCTCAGTGAGAATAAGGATTTGGTATCTCGAGTTGCCGctttggagagagagacGGCAGTCTTGAATCAAAGGAATAACGAACTTTTAATAGGAAGGCAGGAATTGGAACAGAGGCTTTCAATCGCTTTAGCGGAAAGTGGCAATTACAAGTCTCTCGTTGCGCAGAAGGAGCAAGTGGAGTCTGAATTACGCAGAAAGACAGACAAGGACATTGAGCAACGAGAGGAAATTCGACTGCTTACTGCACAACTTGATGCTGCATTATGCTCCACTGAGGAAACCAAAGCGTCCCTTGACCTCGCTAACAGTCAAAGCGTTGGAGATAAGGCAACCATTGACCAGTTGCGCACAGAACTGTCTCATGTACGAGAACAGCTTTCACGGACCAATACTCTTAACGCCTTGACTAAGGGCAACCGATCCCGAGAGGTTCCGTCTTCACCGTCTACCGGTCAGGGTTTCCGTCATTTTGAGAATACTATCGGTTTAGGCACAGCACCTGACCAGATTCCTCTGGCTAGGCGGCGTAACAGACGCCATTCGATGACTGCCGGTTCTTTGCTTGTTGGAGGTGGCAATCAAGATGCGAATCAAATTGTGAAGCTCAACCCTCGCGCAGCATCGACCATATACACGCAAGACATATCGCTGCACCTGCGCGACTCTCAGGATTTGCCTTTTTCGCCCTCACTGGCCAATACTTCAGATGAAATTACCAGATTattggaggatgaggtgtcacttgatgatgatgttctTCAAGGTCTTATTTATCAGCTCAAAATCCCAAACCCCAGTTTGCACGCACCTCCAACAGCTAAAGATGTTTTGTTCCCAGCACATCTTATCAGCTTAGTCAGTAATGAAATGTGGAAAAGACACATGAGGTCAGAGTCTGAGCGTTTTTTGGCTGTCGTAATGTCAGCTGTGCAGCGCCATGTC GAATTTAAAGGCGAAGATATCATTATTCCAGGAATCTTCTGGTTGTCCAATATCCAGGAAATTCTGTCGTTCATTTCTTTCgctgaagatgaggaatCGAAAGGTTATGTTCCGGGATATGACTTCTCTAACGGGCACGATTCAGACTGGCGCGGCTATATCCGTTTGCTTGGTGTCGTCAAGCATGATCTTGATTCTCTGGAGTATAATATTTATCACACCTTCATGCTTGAGATCAAGAAAAAACTGTCCAAGATGGTTGTACCTGCATTGATCGAGTCCCAATCATTGCCCGGATTCATCACATCTGAAGGCTCTGGAGTGTTTTCCAAGATGCTCGGCGGTATTGGAGGCGCGCAACAGCCAGCGGCTAAAATGGACGATATTTTGAACCTCCTGAACAAGGTCTGGAAGTGTTTGAAAATCTATTACATGGAAGAGAGCGTGACTCATCAGGTAATGACTGAATTACTCAAGTTGATTGGGCAACTCTCTTTCAATGATTTACTCATGCGACGGAACTTCTCTTCCTGGAAAAGAG CTATGCAGATACAGTATAACGTCACACGGATTGAGG AGTGGTGCAAAGCCCACGATATGCCCGAGGGTCTTCTTCAACTGGAGCATCTCTTGCAAGCTACAAAACTATTGCAACTAAAAAAA GCTACGCTGAATGACATCGACATCCTTTTTGACGTTTGCTGGATTCTTTCACCTGCACAAGTTCAAAAACTCATCAGCCAATATCACACTGCGGATTATGAAGCTCCTCTCAACGCTGAGATCCTACGTGCCGTCGCTGCTCGAGTCAAGCCTGAGGACAAAAATGACCAGCTGCTGCTAGCGCCAGAAACAGACGATGTGGGCCCATATCAGTTACCCCCACCGAGAGAAATAGTAAATTTGGAGACCT ACGTCCCAGCGTGGCTCAACATTCCAACTGTTCGACGATTGGCGGCACTCGTAGCTTAG
- a CDS encoding hypothetical protein (HMMPfam hit to STE3, Pheromone A receptor, score: 334.2, E(): 1.8e-97) has product MHDLSLVIFSGIGILLVLLPLPLHWRARNAGTLLLITWLFIANLIFFVDGIVWWNSYDLPSSPIWCDIASKLFIGVPVGISATSLCITRRLVMIASSTAVTITQRQKHIALAVDLLLGIGMPVLVMALHYIVQAHRFDIIEGYGCQPVTWPGVPALFAVTWWSPLLTIIAAGYGIIALRFFLHRRLQFHTVLRSSRSNLDSRHYLRLMALASVDIILGLPATLFTLIVNIQQRQSYPSWDWVHLDWSRIELYPASSILSGAQETIAIVLPRWLAPLLSIIFFLFFGVSIDAMGEYARWYRTIRAKAPFLPFHREDILPIAAPKLGSTIAKPSGADWKDSTIANDDTMEGSYFNDLDRFDSTPGVIRGGIMIAVSVERAVV; this is encoded by the exons ATGCACGACCTCAGCCTCGTCATTTTCAGCGGAATCGGTattctccttgtccttttacctctgcctcttcaCTGGCGAGCACGAAATGCCGGCACTTTGCTATTGATTACATGGCTTTTCATCGCCAACCTTATTTTTTTCGTTGATGGCATCGTCTGGTGGAACAGTTATGACttgccatcatctccaataTGGTGCGATATAG CAAGCAAGCTTTTCATCGGAGTACCTGTTGGGATTTCAGCCACAAGTCTTTGTATCACTCGTCGCCTAGTGATGATTGCATCGTCTACCGCCGTTACGATAACTCAACGTCAGAAACATATTGCTCTTGCAGTCGATTTACTTTTGGGTATCGGGATGCCAGTGCTTGTTATGGCGCTACACTACATAGTCCAAGCACATCGCTTCGACATCATCGAAGGCTATGGATGTCAGCCTGTGACTTGGCCTGGGGTTCCAGCTCTCTTCGCGGTTACCTGGTGGTCTCCTTTGCTGACGATCATTGCTGCTGGATACGGCA TTATCGCTTTGCGATTTTTTCTTCACCGACGTTTGCAATTCCATACAGTTCTGAGATCCTCCAGAAGTAATTTGGATAGCCGCCATTATTTACGGCTGATGGCTCTCGCGAGCGTTGATATCATCCTTGGCTTGCCTGCAACATTATTTACTCTAATTGTAAACATTCAACAAAGGCAATCGTATCCTTCGTGGGACTGGGTTCATCTAGATTGGTCTCGTATCGAGCTGTACCCTGcgtcttccatcctttcagGTGCTCAAGAGACGATTGCTATTGTCTTGCCAAGATGGCTAGCGCCTCTCTTATCTATCATATTCTTCCTGTTCTTTGGAGTGTCAATCGATGCAATGGGGGAATATGCCAGATGGTACCGAACAATTCGGGCTAAAGCTCCTTTTTTACCTTTTCACCGTGAAGACAT CCTTCCTATAGCTGCTCCAAAATTGGGATCAACCATAGCCAAACCTAGCGGAGCGGACTGGAAAGACTCTACAATCGCAAATGACGATACAATGGAAGGGAGTTATTTCAACGACCTAGATAGATTTGACTCTACTCCAGGAGTAATTCGGGGTGGCATAATGATTGCCGTCTCGGTCGAGCGTGCTGTTGTTTGA
- a CDS encoding hypothetical protein (Match to ESTs gb|CF189834.1|CF189834, gb|CF187966.1|CF187966; HMMPfam hit to PBD, P21-Rho-binding domain, score: 105.4, E(): 1.3e-28; HMMPfam hit to PH, PH domain, score: 48.6, E(): 1.7e-11; HMMPfam hit to Pkinase, Protein kinase domain, score: 325.5, E(): 7.6e-95) — MAFSPSLTPSRPAPVPPRRAAVTAPSILRVTDGAAAPQSNFSSTSYSPSFSYTNSSIQSTKLVDTTRSRTIRSGAASIKEEGLRAFMWSKRWLVLGSAELRIYKNENSPSPVYTVSLEDIQDVQRVDMKPYCVEIETGDKLLYFAFRSDNEVYGWMDDIYSRSPRLGVSQPTNFVHQVHVGFDPKSGGFTGLPPQWSKLLTSSAITKEEAARNPEAVLDVLQFYTQQQAGNVLEGYQQFPVPTVSNQSLTTGTAATRFKGVGLGGQQQQQQQLQSVPFTAPESLEATTVVPVRPSFDTEENTLAQKEKEKILNSQHQPMESVSRPAMAKSDKEKVTWSPGPTMEKRISTMNEVQIMEKLRSVVSAKDPSQLYSKIRKIGQGASGMVFVAKTLLNGKKVAIKQMDLSQQPRKELIVNEIIVMRESQHPNVVNFLDAFLVRGSELWVVMEYMEGGALTDVIENNKLEENQIAAICLETCRGLQHLHSRSIIHRDIKSDNLLMNTQGEVKITDFGFCAKLTDQKSKRATMVGTPYWMAPEVVKQKEYGAKVDIWSLGIMAIEMIENEPPYLDEEPLKALYLIATNGTPTLKSPEKLSQDLKHFLSVCLCVDVAFRATSTELLKHEFLQLACSVRDLAPLLRFKQGTL, encoded by the exons ATGGCTTTCAGTCCTTCTCTTACTCCTTCTCGACCAGCACCGGTGCCGCCTAGACGAGCTGCAGTCACAGCACCTTCTATACTTAGAGTTACCGACGGAGCAGCAGCCCCGCAATCCAATTTCTCCTCGACCTCCTACTCTCCGTCATTTTCGTATACCAATTCATCGATACAGTCGACAAAGCTTGTGGATACGACGCGCAGCAGGACGATTCGATCTGGTGCAGCTAGCataaaggaagaagggctGAGAGCATTCATGTGGAGTAAGAGGTGGCTAGTCCTAGGGTCTGCTGAACTTCGTATCTACAAAAATGAG AATTCTCCTTCACCCGTTTACACCGTGTCTCTGGAGGACATACAAGATGTCCAACGAGTAGATATGAAGCCCTACTGTGTGGAAATTGAAACTGGCGACAAATTGCTTTACTTCGCTTTTCGCTCAGATAATGAGGTTTATGGGTGGATGGACGACATTTACAGCAGATCTCCGCGTTTGGGCGTATCCCAACCTACGAACTTCGTTCATCAGGTTCATGTTGGTTTCGACCCTAAGTCAGGGGGATTCACT GGTCTACCGCCTCAGTGGTCAAAACTTCTCACTTCATCTGCTATCACCAAAGAGGAAGCTGCCCGCAATCCAGAAGCTGTACTAGATGTTCTTCAATTTTACACCCAACAGCAAGCTGGCAATGTTCTCGAAGGATACCAACAGTTTCCTGTGCCAACTGTTTCAAATCAGTCGTTGACAACTGGTACTGCCGCTACGCGTTTCAAAGGCGTAGGTTTGGGTggacaacagcaacagcagcaacagcttCAATCAGTGCCATTCACGGCACCGGAGTCGTTAGAAGCGACCACTGTCGTGCCTGTTCGGCCATCGTTTGATACTGAAGAAAAT ACCTTGGCccagaaagagaaagaaaaaatacTTAATTCACAGCACCAGCCTATGGAGTCCGTCTCACGGCCTGCAATGGCTAAATCTGATAAGGAGAAGGTTACGTGGAGTCCTGGCCCGACTATGGAGAAAAGAATCAGTACCATGAACGAAGTACAAATTATGGAAAAGCTGCGATCCGTTGTAAGTGCCAAGGACCCATCTCAGCTGTATTCGAAAATAAGGAAGATTGGCCAAGG GGCATCAGGAATGGTTTTCGTTGCCAAAACGCTGCTGAATGGCAAGAAGGTTGCTATTAAACAGATGGATTTATCTCAGCAGCCACGCAAAGAGCTGATCGTAAATGAGATCATTGTTATGCGGGAATCCCAACATCCAAACGTTGTTAACTTTCTTGATGCGTTCCTCGTACGAGGTTCAGAGCTTTGGGTTGTCATGGAGTATATGGAAGGAGGGGCACTCACAGACGTCATCGAGAATAATAAATTGGAAGAAAATCAGATTGCAGCGATATGCCTTGAA ACCTGTCGCGGTTTACAACACTTACACTCTAGGTCCATCATTCATCGTGACATCAAGTCTGACAACCTTTTGATGAATACCCAAGGTGAAGTCAAGATAA CCGATTTCGGCTTCTGCGCCAAACTTACGGACCAGAAGTCTAAGCGTGCTACTATGGTCGGAACGCCGTACTGGATGGCCCCTGAAGTTGTCAAGCAAAAGGAGTATGGTGCCAAGGTAGACATTTGGTCTTTGGGGATCATGGCTATAGAAATGATCGAAAACGAGCCTCCTTACCTCGATGAAGAGCCCCTTAAAGCTCTTTACCTGATAGCCACAAATGGCACTCCTACCTTGAAGTCACCCGAGAAACTTAGCCAGGATCTCAAACACTTCTTGAGCGTATGCCTTTGTGTAGATGTCGCGTTCCGGGCAACATCTACTGAGCTTTTAAAG CACGAGTTCTTGCAGTTAGCATGCTCTGTTCGAGATCTTGCCCCTTTACTGCGGTTCAAGCAAGGCACT CTGTAG
- a CDS encoding hypothetical protein (HMMPfam hit to STE, STE like transcription factor, score: 279.0, E(): 7.7e-81; HMMPfam hit to zf-C2H2, Zinc finger, C2H2 type, score: 61.3, E(): 2.6e-15), protein MGSNKHLATGDSHGWPIQSASPSILHRGMTPTTSLPPPTNLAPRPLTERESHLVKHLSRLQFFLATAPTRWMGTGERTNSSFQDNSLSSPHPNLNRFLLPNGEYVACVFWNGLYHITGTDIIRALVFRFKAFSRPVRNMKKFEEGVFSDLRNLKPGTDACLEEPKSPFLDLLFRNGCIRTQKKQKVFYWFSVPHDRLFLDALERDLKREKMGLEPTTIVVGEPARSFRYDPRRSLFEQFAGKQPGLEESVNSSTRDTPAEQLANHDQGATVPKTPLILPPNNLISSSSLPSSIIQNNSIIVSTPPSPENILNNTEDQLRCLTTASSVLFPRSLLKGSPAYKQGRRKALRDNKQSTRQDSVTISDCDTGDDESGSESERAGRVERNGFERDLALTSQSSAPTLNLSEDSHATMAITASESTRYISFPSLQSTSGTTLSSHELPSQMLSRQPWATNIIPTTAAATVEQLSANYDQLSAANAFNMAPRLSLQPLGPLIPGRPVLQNSTVKGFSCPLLSCGRLFKRLEHLKRHVRTHTQERPYECSRCAKRFSRSDNLTQHYKTHERQDRGGRDRSERMKTEASEGADDDITTYLEAQVDAMAGSAHVYATATDSFVIGEESKSSAVSTEVSPPNRGNQTSISLSSASLLGSHVTNDISAHFLPAGAPHGLPVDVEWPRLGVPLNAISVGEATHDTLNLIKRHRSMTPSLPPSGRIIGSTRALHSSPYRNNPLYKPYNPYNPYSTNAAIPNGHSFTRAASLDPSVFQDRAAVLSHFVSSKQHTPSQTIPAMCSDRNLYTTPEDLPAHPVGVDARENAIFITGGGESRLAASSGHQTDYQLSNGLGEASWEMRMRNDSVP, encoded by the exons ATGGGGTCTAACAAACATCTTGCTACGGGCGATTCTCATGGTTGGCCCATCCAGAGCGCATC GCCTTCTATATTGCACAGAGGCATGACCCCGACGACATCGTTACCACCTCCCACAAATCTGGCTCCTAGGCCTCTGACTGAAAGAGAAAGTCACTTAGTGAAGCACCTGAGCAGATTGCAGTTC TTTCTTGCCACAGCTCCTACGAGGTGGATGGGAACGGGAGAGCGCACG AACTCGTCATTCCAGGATAATTcactttcctctcctcatcccaACTTGAATCGTTTCCTCTTGCCAAACGGCGAGTATGTAGCTTGTGTCTTCTGGAATGGGCTGTATCACATTACTGGTACCGACATAA TCAGAGCATTGGTCTTTCGTTTTAAGGCCTTTTCCAGGCCTGTACGGAATATGAAAAA ATTCGAAGAAGGCGTATTCTCTGATCTGAGGAATCTCAAACCGGGGACAGATGCTTGTCTTGAGGAACCTAA GTCACCTTTCCTTGACCTTTTGTTCCGCAATGGCTGTATTAGGACgcaaaaaaag CAAAAG GTATTCTACTG GTTCTCGGTGCCTCATGATCGATTGTTTCTAGACGCCCTGGAGAGAGATCtcaaaagagagaaaatgGGGTTGGAACCAACGACGATCGTAGTGGGTGAGCCAGCACGGAGTTTTAG GTATGATCCGAGGCGAAGCCTGTTCGAACAGTTCGCGGGCAAACAACCTGGCTTAGAAGAATCTGTCAACTCA AGCACTCGTGATACCCCAGCAGAGCAGTTAGCGAATCATGATCAAGGTGCAACGGTGCCCAAAACACCCCTTATTTTGCCTCCTAATAATCTTAtttcgtcatcttccttgccatctTCTATTATCCAGAACAACAGCATCATTGTTAGCACCCCACCGTCGCCCGAAAATATCCTGAACAACACTGAAGATCAATTGAGATGCCTAACGACAGCCAGCAGCGTGTTGTTTCCACGCTCTTTGTTGAAGGGAAGTCCTGCCTATAAAcaggggagaagaaaggccTTGCGAGATAACAAGCAGAGCACTCGGCAGGACAGCGTCACAATCTCCGATTGCGACACcggagatgatgaaagtgGGTCTGAAAGCGAAAGAGCAGGCCGAGTCGAAAGAAATGGTTTCGAGAGGGATCTAGCCTTAACATCACAATCCTCAGCACCTACCCTTAATCTATCTGAAGATAGTCATGCGACGATGGCGATCACCGCGTCCGAGTCGACCAGGTATATCTCATTTCCCTCCTTACAGTCAACCTCGGGAACCACCCTTTCGAGCCACGAACTGCCGTCTCAGATGTTATCGCGGCAGCCGTGGGCAACCAACATTATACCTACCACTGCTGCTGCGACCGTCGAACAGTTATCTGCCAATTATGATCAGTTGTCTGCCGCAAATGCATTCAACATGGCTCCAAGGTTGTCCTTGCAGCCTCTCGGGCCTCTTATTCCGGGCAGACCAGTCTTGCAGAACTCGACAGTAAAAGGGTTCAGctgtcctcttctttcgtgTGGCAGACTATTCAAGCGGCTTGAGCATCTCAAGCGCCATGTTCGAACACACACCCAGGAAAGACCCTACGAATGCTCTCGATGTGCCAAACGATTCAGCCGCAGCGATAATCTTACACAGCATTACAAAACGCATGAGAGGCAAGATCGTGGAGGGAGAGATAGGAGTGAACGCATGAAAACGGAGGCTTCAGAAGGCGCGGATGATGATATAACCACGTACCTCGAAGCTCAAGTGGATGCCATGGCGGGAAGTGCCCATGTATATGCGACGGCAACAGATAGTTTCGTGATAGGGGAAGAGTCCAAATCGAGTGCGGTCAGCACGGAGGTATCTC CACCCAATCGCGGTAACCAGACATCTATTTCCCTgtcttcagcttctttgCTCGGCAGCCACGTTACCAATGATATTTCAGCGCATTTCCTACCAGCCGGCGCGCCCCATGGTTTACCAGTTGACGTTGAATGGCCAAGACTGGGAGTACCACTTAATGCGATTTCCGTCGGAGAAGCAACCCATGATACCTTGAACCTAATAAAACGTCATCGATCAATGACACCCAGCCTTCCTCCGTCGGGCCGCATTATTGGGTCGACCAGAGCTTTACACTCATCACCATATCGCAATAACCCCCTTTATAAACCATATAATCCATATAACCCATATTCGACCAATGCAGCCATACCAAATGGTCATTCTTTTACACGTGCTGCATCTTTGGATCCATCGGTATTCCAAGATCGAGCTGCGGTTCTCAGCCATTTTGTAAGCAGCAAACAGCATACGCCATCGCAGACCATCCCAGCTATGTGTTCTGATCGTAACCTGTATACTACTCCGGAGGACCTCCCTGCACATCCCGTAGGGGTTGATGCTCGGGAGAACGCAATCTTTATAACCGGGGGGGGCGAAAGTAGACTGGCCGCCTCTTCAGGACACCAAACTGATTATCAGCTATCGAATGGGCTGGGCGAGGCTAgttgggagatgaggatgagaaatGATTCCGTACCTTAG